In Lactiplantibacillus pentosus, the sequence TGAATAATTTGTAAAACAACGTCCACGGCGCGTTCCATCACTTGTTCTGAAACGTACTCGAAACGTCCGTGCATGTTCTCACCACCGGCAAACAAGTTCGGCGTTGGCAAGCCCATGAAGGAAATCTTGGAACCATCCGTCCCACCACGGACCGGGTAAATCTCAGGTTTGATATCTAATTTGAGCATCGCTTGTTTGGCCAGCTCAACGACCCGCATGTCCTTTTCGATCACTTCACGCATGTTGTAATACTGGTCCTTCATGTCCACCTTGACCCGTGCGACCCCGTCAGCCAAGTTTAACCGATCGGCAACCGCCGTAAAGAGCCGTTTGCGTGCTTCGAACTTGTCACGGTCATGGTCTCGAATAATATAGGTCATCTTAGCACTATCGACTGTGCCCTCCAGACTCAATAGGAAGAAGAAGCCTTCGCGCCCTTCCGTATGTTCAGGAACATCGTGGGCTGGCAGTGCGGATTGGAAATCAACGGCTAATTGAAGCGCATTGACCATCTTATCCTTCGCTTCACCGGGATGCACATTGACCCCAGTAATCGTGACCGTCGCCTGGGCCGCATTGAACGTTTCGTATTCCAGTTCACCTAGTGGACCACCATCCACGGTGTAGGCATAGTCCGCGCCAAATGCAGGCACATTGAAATGGTCGGCTCCTGTCCCAATTTCTTCATCTGGGCCGAAACCAAGCCGAATCTTACCGTGCTTGATCTCTGGATGGGCTAATAAGTATTCAGCGGCACTGATGATTTCAGCGACCCCCGACTTATCATCGGCACCCAATAAAGTCGTACCATCAGTGGTGATCAACGTGTGGCCAGCGTAGTTTTTTAAGTTAGGAAAGACAGCGGGGTCTAACACGTAGTCGCCGTTGCCAAGCTTGATCACTGATTCACCGTCATAGTCCTCAACGATTTGTGGATTGACGTTTTCAGCGTTGAAATCAGCCGTATCGATGTGTGAAATGAAACCCAACGTCTTGACGGGTTTGTCAGTATTGGCGGGAATCGTGGCAAAGACATAAGCACTTTGCTTGTCCTGTTCAACATCGCTCAGGCCGAGGTTGGTCAGCTTGGTCATCAATTGCTTTAAGAACGCGGTTTCACGCGGTGATGATGGCACCGTCGTGGATGCTTCATCGGAACGACTATTGATTTTAACGAAGGTTAAGAAATCTGAAATTAAGTTTGGATATTTTGACATATGATGACTTCCTTTCTATTTTTAAACCAATTGAACGAACTTAGATAAACGTAAATGGATCAGTATTCAGCTGCGAGGCCACCACTTCCACTGACCAGTCGGATTCCTGTTGCCATTGCTGGAATAATTCGGTCAGATGTGACTTGCAAATACTTTCGATGTGATGCCCTGGGTCCACGACCGTCAAACCAGCCGCTAACATGTCATGACCGGTGTGATAATAAACATCACCCGTGACATAAGCCTGCGCACCGGCCTGTAGCGCTTGCGGATAAAACTTACCGCCATCACCACCGAGGACGGCCACTCGACTGATCATTTGGTCCGCATCCGCGCAAACTAACCGTAAGCCATCGACGTGAAAGACCCGTTTGCATGCTTCGGCAAACGCACGCGCACTCATCGGCTTCGGTAAATCACCGACACGCCCCATATAATACTGGTGACCACCTGATAGCAGGGGCACGACTTGATAATCCCACGCATCACCTGCTAACGCATTAACACCGGCAACTGCAGCCGAAAGCGCATCTTCTGACAGGTCAACACTGAACTGTTCACCTGAATTCAAGGCATAACGATCAAGTGTCGCGCCAGCAGTACCGGTGAGATAATCTTGTACAGCTTCGACCTTGTCCGTTGAAACGGTTACCGTCATTTTGACTGCTTGCGCATGGTACCCGGGCACTAGTCCCTGCACATCCTGCAGTTGCAAGGCATCCGCCAGCCAATCGTTCATGCCACCTTCCGCACAATCCAAGTTGGTGTGCGCCGCATATACGAGAATGTGGTGTGCGGCAAGTTCTGCGTACATCGCTTTTTGTGGATCTTGATAATCCAGATTGTTAGCGGGACGGAACATGACCGGGTGATGAGCAAAAATCATGTCGGCACCGATGGCAATCGCCTCTTGGACGACTTCGGGCCGTACGTCCAACGTCACGAGTACTTTATGCACGGCTTGTTGGGGGTCACCAATTTGCAACCCGGTAGGATCGTGTTCCCACTTCAACTTGAGTGGCGCAAATTGTTCAAAACGTTCAATTAATTCACTTGCCTGCATCCGTTAAGACTCCTTCGATTAACTTGATTTTAGCCGTCGCTGCCGCCAAATGTTCAGTCGGTGCGACCTTAGCTTGTTGCATTTGGGCCACCGCATGTTGGACCCGTTGTAATTCGCGCTGCCACTTAGCAATAAACACTGGCGATTTTTCCGCGAGTAAGAACGGGCCAAACAATTGCTCAGCTGGCGTATACGTCACCGGATGGGTCACCCGGTCAGCGCAAATCACTTCATACGTATGTCCATCTTCGGCCAAGATGCGTTCAGCCGTAATCTCAAACTGATTGGCTGCGAGCCAGTCGCGCACCGTGGCTTCACCAACATTTGGTTCTAGTACCAGCCGTTGGACTCCGGCTAGTTGTGCGGGCCCTTGTTCTAGGATGTGGCGAATCAGTGGACCGCCCATGCCGGCAATCGTCACGGTGTCAATCTGATCTTCTGGTTGAATCGCTGCCAAGCCATCTGCCAAACGAGCGACCAGCTGATCTTCTAAGCCCAACTTTTGAATTTCACGTTGGGCGTTTTCGAACGGCCCGCGCACGACTTCACCCGCGACACCGTAACTGATTTGGTGATTTAAAGCTAAATTAGCCGGCAAATAGGCGTGGTCCGACCCAATATCGGCCACCCGCGCTCCCGGTTGGACAAATGCGCCAACCGTGGCTAATCGTTGTGACAATTGTTTTGCGTCCACAGGCAACTCCCCTTAGTAAGGGTCACGGGTCACCAACCGGCAGGACTGCCCTGATTGACCGACCACGTCACCCAATTTGATTTATGTTGTATGGCATTGTACGCGTGAAAAGAAATGAAACTGGTCAAAAGCAACAGGGTCAACCCCACTGGATATCGCGCGATGGGCAGCAAACCGCTTGGCTAATTTTCATTAAACCGACGTGCAATTGACCGTAACTATCGTGCTTTAGTGACACGAGGTTGCTACACCAATCAGAAACACGGCAGTCATTGTTCCAACTGCATGCTTCAGGCGCGCGTTTGGTAGCATCTCAACATCATTTCTTTTTAAAATCCCACGCACAATGCGACTTCTAATTCACTATTCATATTTTACCATGCTTCATCATGAATACGGCTTCATGACGTTAATTTTTCATGAAAATTACTAAGTTCTGTGCAAAATGACTAAATTTTCGTTAACCGCGGCATCTCATTTAGTCGACCGTGCTATAATAAAGTCACGTCACATCGGTAACTGGCGTACTATTTAATGAGAGAAAGTTTGATCAATCATGCAAAAACGTTTTGCGGTAGCGTCTCCGTTCTTGACTGGTCTTAAATTATTAGCCATCCTGCCGCCCGTCGGTATTGGTTGGCTCGTCTATCTAAGCCGGTGGCAATGGTTAGCGTTGCTCAAACATCCTCGCACCTTTAGCAAGCACGACCCCTTATTAGGCTTCATCCTGCTACTGATGGGAGTGACGGCACTCAACCTTAATCATCGCGATTATCGGGGCGTCCTCTTATCCGGATTGATGTTATTTGTATTAGTCAATTTGTGGCTACTATGCCGTGAATCGAGTGAATTAATTGCCTGGCACGAGCTACGCCGGTTTATCATCCAATTTGGTTTGTATATTACAATTAGTGGGTTTGTCTTTCATTGGCTCAACCAAATCCTTACACTGCCAAATTGGCTCAAATTCTTGTTGGGGGACTTGCTGTGGGGCTATGCTGCGAATCAGAATCGGTTGTTTGGTTCGGCTTACAACCCGAATGACGCCTGTTGCTTATTACTGATTGCGCTTGGCCTGCTGATGACCCAGCTCAGTCGCCCGACCAAACACCCGCTGACCCGGTGGCCGTTAATTAATTGGGCGGCCGCGGGTTTGCTCTGCGTTGGCATTTATCAGACCAAATCTCGAACTGGGCTAGTGCTCATGATTGCTTTATTGATCGTGACCGCCTATCAAATTTTCCATCGCCATCGTATCTTGATTACCGGATTACTGGCAGTCGGCTGCGTCACGCTCTGGGAAGTCTTTCCGCGCAGTGCCTCAACTTGGACGGCACTCCAGAGTCGCATCACGATTTGGCAAAATAGCTTTGACGTCTTCAAGCAAGCACCGTTCCTCGGGGTGACTTACTTTGGCTTTGCCCGTCGATACTTTCAAATGACCGGCACTTATGTCCCCCACGCCCACGATATTTTCTTAATGTTACTCGCCTCATTCGGCATCCTGGGTGGCGTTGGCTTTATCACGCTCGTTATCAGTAGTGGCTGGCATCTGACCAAGTATTGGCACCAGTATCGCCAACCAAACTTGCGCTACTTTATGATGACCGTGCCCATCATTCTGGCTTACGGCCTAACTGACTTTGTCCTCTCATCGATGCAAGTGTTGATTATCATCCTGCTGATTATCGCTTACTGGCGCCATGAACAACAAGTGACGCCCCGATACGCGCCGACCATCCGTTGAATGAATGCGGTTAAACCAAAAATGCACCCCACTTGTCAGTTGCTGATAAGTTGGATGCATTTTTTGATTTCCTTTGGTTCGGGCTAGTTCGGGTTAATGAAGCTGGCATAAACTGAGCAGATTATCTAGCCGTTAGCTGATAACTCGTCGCTAGCAAGCGTTCCACGACTGCCGGTTCGACCTGTTCCAATTGCACGGTAATCCAGTGGCGCTTGTTCATGTGGTAGGCTGGCAAATATGCCGGCTCCGTTTGCAATAATTCGACGTCTTCGGGATCCAGTTTGACATCCAAGACTTCTACCAACGTCTCATCACCCGGAACTAAGCCTAGATCGGATTTGCTGACGGCCATCACCAAACCATACCACTTCTGATTATCTGCGTGCCGCAAAACCGCATAATCCGGATATCGCTGCCACAAATAGGCCGGCGTCGTCTGATAGCGGTCAGCGACTAGTTTAAAAACTGCTTGCGCGTTCATCTCATCACCTCTGTGTTTAATCATACGTCAAAGATGCGTTAAACGCGAGGGCAACTATGGCACGGATGACATGGTGACCCCTTGACTTTTTTCCATGGTAATTAATTCGCGGAAGCATCGACCAGCAGCGTGTTGTTTACTAATTTATCAACGCACTGTCCGGCAGTTATTGTCCTATTTCATTAACCGCGGTGCCGATAAACCAACACCGTTAGCGGCATGAAGATCAAAATCATGATGATGCCGCTCACTCCAACCAGCGTCGTTGTGCTCGTCCATTGACCAGTACGCAACACCGTGCGAATCGCCGTAATCGTCAAGCTAACGGGATTAGCGTTGACGACTGGCTGCAAAAGTTTTGGCAATGTCTTGGTAGGAATAAACGCATTCGACAGAAATGTCAACACTAAGATGATAATCATCGACAGACTGCCAATCAACGCTGCATTTTTCACTAATAACCCGACTAAGGCAAAAATCCACGATGTCGCCCACCCGATGAAGACCGCTAACCCCAGCACGGCTAGGAGTGCCATTGGTCTCACAGTCGGTCGCCAGCCCATCACCACTGCGGTCACCAAGGCCATTGCCCCTGATAACAACAAGCGGAAAATATCACCGACCAATTGGCCAGCGAGCGGCACGATTGGGGCAATCGGTAACGTCTTGAAGCGATCAAAAACCCCCGCGTTAATATCTTCACGCAACTGTTGGCCGGAGCCAGACGCGGCGTTTAAAATACTCTGGACCAGGATACCAGACACTAGCATTGGTAAATAGGCGTGGACACTGCCCGCAATGACGCCGCCAAATAAATAACCGAATAATAAGGTGAATATCACTGGCTGAAAGACAACATCACTCATGTTATCGGGATTATGAATCGTTTTAAGTAAGTTTCGATGGGCCATCGTCAGGATATCACCCATCACGTGTTTACGAATTGTAACTTGCATCACTGTCATCTCCTTAATTTTTGCCGACCGTCATGGTCAAAAAGACATCATCGAGAGACGGCGGTTCCAATGCAAACCGGTCGATTTCAATTTGCGCTTGCTGTAATCGTTCGAGAATCTGGGCCGTCACCCGCGTTGCATCGTCCGCTGCTAATTGTACCGAGACAGTCCGGTCACTGACTTGGACGGGTTGTGTCGTCAATTGAGTCATGATCCGTTGAGCGGGCTGCGTCGCCTGTGTTTGCGCCAGTGCCAATTGCAATTTTAACCCGCCTACTTGCTGCTTTAAGTCCGCAACTGGTCCCAACGCCTTCAAACGACCGTGGTCCAATAAGGCAATCCGGTCCGCTAATTGGTCAGCCTCTTCCAAATATTGCGTCGTCAGTACCACCGTCGACCCTTGGCGTACTAACTGACGGATAGCCGTCCACATTTCGCTACGTGTCCGCGGATCCAAGCCGGTCGTCGGTTCATCTAAAAACAAAATTTTAGGCCGACTGATCAAACTCACCGCTAAATCCAAGCGCCGCCGCATCCCACCAGAAAAAATACTGAGTGGCCGTTGTGCCGAATGTTCAAGACTAAAATCACGTAATAATTCATCTGCCCGGGCTTTAGCCGCATTCCGAGTCAGCCCATTCAACCGACCAAAAATAATCAGGTTTTCACGCGCACTCAAGTCCTGGTCAATCGTCGCCGTCTGACCAGTCAACCCAAATTGCTGACGGACTGCGCGTGCCTGGGTCAAGGTATCGTAGCCGTTTAAACGAATCGTGCCACTGTCCTGCCGCAACAAGGTGGTCATCATCTTGAGCAACGTGGTCTTGCCCGCCCCATTTGGACCAAGCAAACCGAAAATCTCACCAGCTTGAACATTAAACGAAACATCGGCCACCGCTAATTCATCGCCAAACCTTTTTTGAACCTGCTGAACTTCAATGATGTGTTGAATATCCATATTGCGAACCTCCTAGTTCGATTAATCAGGGCCCCTGATTAAATATATACTAAGGGGGCCTGACTAATTTGTCAACAATTAAATCACGTCGACTGGAAGAATGTTGTATACTTAAGAACAAGTCAGAAAACAACGAATGGGATGAAAAACCGTGCCAGATCAAATCAAGGCGGAACTCGTTTCCGGTAAATTAGCTGAATATGAACAGCTCAGTAAAATCTATGATGACATCGTCAAACAGACCCACCCCCGACTCGCCGTTGAGGGTCAAGGCAAGATTCTGCTCGCACTCGCCGATGAAGACCACTTGTCACAGCGGCAATTGGCCGACCGCCTCGGTATGTCGCCGCAGTCAACAAGTGAATTCGTCTATAAATTGGTCAATCGAAAGTTAGTCACGTTATCTAAATCCACCAAGGATCGGCGCGTGAACCTAGTTAACCTCACCGCGGCTGGCCGTGAAGCGCTTGAGGCTGAGCCACAGGAGGTCCCACCGTTCATCAATGCATTGAACGATGACGAACTCGACCAGCTGATTCCGTTATTGAATAAAATCACGACCGCGATGTATGCAGATATCGATACGGCCAATCCGACCTTGGGCGTTAAGTTTCATAAGTTATTCGCTAGTCGGTATTTGAAAAAATTTCAGAAATAGTAGATATGTCATATGATTCAATACAACAAACGAGGCTGCCCGGTAGTTTTACTGGGCAGCCTCGTTTGTGTGATTAATTCAAAAAATTCTATTGTGACCTGACTAGTGAATCCGTCGCTTAGAGGTTACTCGACCAAGTGTTAATCCGCTTAAAAGTAAACTTAATAGTGTCAGCCCCAACACCGCCACACGGTTTTCCGACGCTTCGCCGGTCTGTGGCAATGTGCCTGCCGTGGTTGAGTGTGCTGGCGTATGAGGAGTGAGATGCGTCAGACTTGGTGCGACGTTTTCAGTCTTCGCAGTGTTGTGTCCTGTTGCTGCCACGTTGGCGGTCGCTATGGTCACCCCGGTTTGGTCAATAGTAGACGGCGTATCTGATACTGAATCAGCTTGGGCTTCATCAACAACAGCTTCAGCCACTGCATCGACTGATTGCTGTAGCTTTTCAGTAACGGTTGGTACTTCCAAACTAGCTTGTAGCTCCAACGTCTGCAGAACTTTTTCTGCATGCGTGTAGGCCTGATCAGCATCCGCCGCAGCAGTTTGCGCATCCGTCAGCTCTTGTTGAGCGTCTGCTGCATGTTCTTTGGCGGCCTGGTAATCTGTCTGGCTAGTTGCAAGCTGTGTCTTAGCAGCTTCTAACGCTACTTTAGCGGATACCAATGTTTCGTCGGCATGGTTCAGCTTAGATAAGTGAGCTTTAGCCGCGTCGTACTCAGCTTGGCGCTGATTTACGAATTGTGTTGCCTTGTCCAACGCTAATTTTGCCGCATCTAGAGAATGGTTGGCAACGTCGAGCTTTTGTTGCTGCGTGTTTAGAACGTCGTTAGCTTGTTTCAATTGCGTCTTGGCAGTTGATAATAATTCTTGAGCGCTAGTTAATTCGTTCAATGAATGTTGTTTTAGACTGGCAAAGTTATTGAGCTTGTCAGTGATTGCTGACAACTGTGCTTTAGCAGCAACGACGTGTTGGTTGGCGTTAGTCAGCGCTTCAACTGCATGCTGTGCTTTACCAACCGCTTCTTTAGCGGTATTTGCTGCTGATTGTGCATTACCTTCAGCGATAGCTTGTACCTGTTTAGCCGCTGATAAAGTCTGGCTAGCTGATTTCAAGGCCGCGGTTTTAGCGTTTGCGTTCGCAGTCGCAGTAGCGAGGGTGGCACTGGTAGCTTGAACGCGAGCTTTAGCATTATCAAGGACCTTTTGTTGGGCAGCTTGAGCATCCGCTAAATTGGCTAATTCTGACTTGATCTTAGCGAGGCTGGTTGTATCGTTCGCTAGCTTAGTCTTTAGGCTGTTCAATTTGTTATTAAGTGCCGTCATTTGGCTGGCGAATTGCGTCTGCTTTGTCTTTGCTGCATTTAGTGCAGATTGTGCATTACCTTCAGCGATAGCTT encodes:
- the pepT gene encoding peptidase T; its protein translation is MSKYPNLISDFLTFVKINSRSDEASTTVPSSPRETAFLKQLMTKLTNLGLSDVEQDKQSAYVFATIPANTDKPVKTLGFISHIDTADFNAENVNPQIVEDYDGESVIKLGNGDYVLDPAVFPNLKNYAGHTLITTDGTTLLGADDKSGVAEIISAAEYLLAHPEIKHGKIRLGFGPDEEIGTGADHFNVPAFGADYAYTVDGGPLGELEYETFNAAQATVTITGVNVHPGEAKDKMVNALQLAVDFQSALPAHDVPEHTEGREGFFFLLSLEGTVDSAKMTYIIRDHDRDKFEARKRLFTAVADRLNLADGVARVKVDMKDQYYNMREVIEKDMRVVELAKQAMLKLDIKPEIYPVRGGTDGSKISFMGLPTPNLFAGGENMHGRFEYVSEQVMERAVDVVLQIIQDNYEQD
- a CDS encoding Nif3-like dinuclear metal center hexameric protein, whose amino-acid sequence is MQASELIERFEQFAPLKLKWEHDPTGLQIGDPQQAVHKVLVTLDVRPEVVQEAIAIGADMIFAHHPVMFRPANNLDYQDPQKAMYAELAAHHILVYAAHTNLDCAEGGMNDWLADALQLQDVQGLVPGYHAQAVKMTVTVSTDKVEAVQDYLTGTAGATLDRYALNSGEQFSVDLSEDALSAAVAGVNALAGDAWDYQVVPLLSGGHQYYMGRVGDLPKPMSARAFAEACKRVFHVDGLRLVCADADQMISRVAVLGGDGGKFYPQALQAGAQAYVTGDVYYHTGHDMLAAGLTVVDPGHHIESICKSHLTELFQQWQQESDWSVEVVASQLNTDPFTFI
- a CDS encoding tRNA (adenine(22)-N(1))-methyltransferase; translated protein: MDAKQLSQRLATVGAFVQPGARVADIGSDHAYLPANLALNHQISYGVAGEVVRGPFENAQREIQKLGLEDQLVARLADGLAAIQPEDQIDTVTIAGMGGPLIRHILEQGPAQLAGVQRLVLEPNVGEATVRDWLAANQFEITAERILAEDGHTYEVICADRVTHPVTYTPAEQLFGPFLLAEKSPVFIAKWQRELQRVQHAVAQMQQAKVAPTEHLAAATAKIKLIEGVLTDAGK
- a CDS encoding O-antigen ligase family protein, which translates into the protein MQKRFAVASPFLTGLKLLAILPPVGIGWLVYLSRWQWLALLKHPRTFSKHDPLLGFILLLMGVTALNLNHRDYRGVLLSGLMLFVLVNLWLLCRESSELIAWHELRRFIIQFGLYITISGFVFHWLNQILTLPNWLKFLLGDLLWGYAANQNRLFGSAYNPNDACCLLLIALGLLMTQLSRPTKHPLTRWPLINWAAAGLLCVGIYQTKSRTGLVLMIALLIVTAYQIFHRHRILITGLLAVGCVTLWEVFPRSASTWTALQSRITIWQNSFDVFKQAPFLGVTYFGFARRYFQMTGTYVPHAHDIFLMLLASFGILGGVGFITLVISSGWHLTKYWHQYRQPNLRYFMMTVPIILAYGLTDFVLSSMQVLIIILLIIAYWRHEQQVTPRYAPTIR
- a CDS encoding MmcQ/YjbR family DNA-binding protein, with the translated sequence MIKHRGDEMNAQAVFKLVADRYQTTPAYLWQRYPDYAVLRHADNQKWYGLVMAVSKSDLGLVPGDETLVEVLDVKLDPEDVELLQTEPAYLPAYHMNKRHWITVQLEQVEPAVVERLLATSYQLTAR
- a CDS encoding ABC transporter permease; protein product: MQVTIRKHVMGDILTMAHRNLLKTIHNPDNMSDVVFQPVIFTLLFGYLFGGVIAGSVHAYLPMLVSGILVQSILNAASGSGQQLREDINAGVFDRFKTLPIAPIVPLAGQLVGDIFRLLLSGAMALVTAVVMGWRPTVRPMALLAVLGLAVFIGWATSWIFALVGLLVKNAALIGSLSMIIILVLTFLSNAFIPTKTLPKLLQPVVNANPVSLTITAIRTVLRTGQWTSTTTLVGVSGIIMILIFMPLTVLVYRHRG
- a CDS encoding ATP-binding cassette domain-containing protein, whose product is MDIQHIIEVQQVQKRFGDELAVADVSFNVQAGEIFGLLGPNGAGKTTLLKMMTTLLRQDSGTIRLNGYDTLTQARAVRQQFGLTGQTATIDQDLSARENLIIFGRLNGLTRNAAKARADELLRDFSLEHSAQRPLSIFSGGMRRRLDLAVSLISRPKILFLDEPTTGLDPRTRSEMWTAIRQLVRQGSTVVLTTQYLEEADQLADRIALLDHGRLKALGPVADLKQQVGGLKLQLALAQTQATQPAQRIMTQLTTQPVQVSDRTVSVQLAADDATRVTAQILERLQQAQIEIDRFALEPPSLDDVFLTMTVGKN
- a CDS encoding MarR family winged helix-turn-helix transcriptional regulator, translating into MPDQIKAELVSGKLAEYEQLSKIYDDIVKQTHPRLAVEGQGKILLALADEDHLSQRQLADRLGMSPQSTSEFVYKLVNRKLVTLSKSTKDRRVNLVNLTAAGREALEAEPQEVPPFINALNDDELDQLIPLLNKITTAMYADIDTANPTLGVKFHKLFASRYLKKFQK